One genomic window of Salvia miltiorrhiza cultivar Shanhuang (shh) chromosome 4, IMPLAD_Smil_shh, whole genome shotgun sequence includes the following:
- the LOC131022895 gene encoding (+)-borneol dehydrogenase 2-like, giving the protein MASRSTAQSDHSLRSQSIFEALETLIFYVTPPRLLGKVAVVTGGASGIGESIVRSFLKHGAKVCVADIQDNVGHRLVESLSHDGFDVSYGHCDVTIEEDVKHAVDTAVDKYGGLDIMVNNAGIAGSFAPDVRHVNISDFERVMDVNVKGVFSGMKHAARAMIPAGKKGSIVSTCNIAGVVGGGPHAYTASKHAVLGLTRSAAGELGRHGIRVNCVSPYCVITGMASALVPEGKRDAEEKFLAALDRAIVAGANLKGVALTVDDVADAVVFLASDEARYISGANLVVDGGVTSITKSIHNAYTIELTR; this is encoded by the exons ATGGCTTCAAGAAGCACAGCCCAATCCGATCACTCTCTTCGCTCACAAAG CATCTTCGAAGCTCTTGAAACATTGATCTTTTACGTGACTCCACCCAGGTTACTAGGCAAAGTTGCAGTGGTTACGGGAGGTGCTAGCGGCATTGGAGAGAGCATCGTTCGTTCGTTCCTCAAACACGGCGCCAAGGTCTGCGTGGCCGACATTCAAGACAACGTTGGCCACCGCCTAGTCGAAAGCCTCAGCCACGACGGCTTTGACGTCTCCTACGGCCACTGCGACGTGACCATCGAAGAAGACGTGAAGCATGCAGTCGACACCGCCGTGGACAAGTACGGCGGCCTCGACATAATGGTCAATAACGCCGGAATAGCCGGCTCGTTCGCCCCGGACGTACGCCACGTCAACATCTCAGACTTTGAGCGGGTCATGGACGTGAACGTGAAAGGCGTGTTCTCGGGGATGAAGCACGCGGCGCGCGCGATGATCCCCGCGGGCAAGAAAGGGTCGATTGTGTCGACGTGCAACATCGCGGGGGTGGTGGGCGGTGGGCCCCACGCGTACACGGCGTCGAAGCACGCCGTGTTGGGGCTGACAAGGAGCGCGGCGGGCGAGCTAGGGCGGCACGGGATACGCGTCAACTGCGTGTCGCCCTACTGCGTTATAACGGGGATGGCGTCGGCCCTCGTGCCCGAGGGAAAGAGGGACGCCGAGGAGAAATTCTTAGCCGCTTTAGATCGCGCCATAGTGGCTGGCGCCAACTTAAAGGGCGTGGCGCTGACTGTGGATGACGTGGCAGACGCCGTGGTTTTTTTGGCGAGTGACGAGGCGAGGTATATAAGCGGGGCGAATCTCGTAGTTGATGGAGGAGTCACGTCCATCACTAAGAGCATCCATAACGCTTACACGATAGAGCTTACACGATAG
- the LOC131022385 gene encoding CSC1-like protein At3g54510, with product MNAESLLASASINIGFALLILSLFSILQKQPSNAPIYFARRLSQHRPVSLHPRLTVRRLLPSPAWIRVALSITEDEILDTCGLDVLIFIRLFKFGINFFLVCSLVGLFVLVPLNYIAGDGEQPGHSHSMDAFTITNISKGSDWLWVHCSCLYFVSSYGLYLLYKEYEDILVKRIQQLHLMRHEPNQFTVLVREIPYCDEHKAHDCAVDHFFSKYHPHSYQSYQILYDGRELDKLLNQAKSIRGKIEKLRHRSANKKQSTDFLESEALRNDAEMERLKEQLREIGHKIQFIQSKEQLQAKELPVAFVTFKSRWGAALAAQSQQMSDPLIWVTEMAPEPRDVLWKNLVIPFRYMPLYKFGVYVSVTVLTIFFAVPVTAVQGIAKFERLKKWFPPAMAVQLIPGLSSFVTGYLPSAILNGFVYIVPFAIIEMAKIAGYISRSRKDIKACNMVFYFLVGNVFFLSLLSGSLIDQIGEYFSNPKDFPGRLATAATAQADFFMTYILTNGLSGFSLEILQPGLLVWEVMRSHIWDRGKKARPYLNSLPYYRTIPFVSLCMLIGMVYAVVSPLLLPFLVGYFCLGYVVFINQIQDVYITTYETCGQYWPYIHHYILVAIVIMQITMIGLFGLKSKPAASFATIPLLVVTLLFNEYCKARFLPTFYQFSVKDARDRDDFDEKTDLMEPNLQNAIEAYSPPCLRPLDLEDGESSSLQPLINAS from the exons ATGAATGCAGAGAGCTTGCTGGCTTCCGCCTCCATCAACATCGGCTTCGCTctcctcattctctctctcttctccatccTCCAGAAGCAGCCCTCCAATGCTCCCATCTACTTCGCCCGCCGCCTCTCCCAGCACCGCCCCGTCTCCCTCCACCCCCGCCTCACCGTCCGCCGCCTCCTCCCCTCGCCCGCCTGGATCCGCGTCGCCCTCTCCATCACCGAAGACGAGATTCTTGACACTTGTGGCCTCGATGTCCTCATCTTCATAAGGCTCTTCAAATTCGG GATCAATTTCTTCTTGGTTTGCTCTTTGGTCGGTTTATTTGTACTAGTCCCGCTTAACTATATAGCCGGTGATGGAGAGCAACCTGGACATTCTCATTCCATGGATGCTTTCACAATAACTAACATTAGCAAAGGCTCTGACTG GCTTTGGGTGCACTGTTCATGCTTATACTTCGTATCTTCTTATGGATTATACCTACTATATAAG GAATATGAAGATATTCTGGTCAAGAGGATCCAGCAACTACATCTTATGAGGCACGAGCCAAATCAGTTCACTGTTTTAGTTCGAGAAATTCCATATTGTGATGAACACAAGGCTCATGATTGCGCAGTAGATCACTTTTTCTCAAAATATCATCCACATTCATATCAGTCTTATCAAATCCTTTATGATGGACGGGAGCTCGACAAATTGTTG AACCAAGCAAAATCTATTAGAGGAAAAATTGAGAAGTTGAGGCATCGTTCAGCGAATAAAAAACAAAGCACGGATTTCCTTGAATCAGAAGCATTGAGAAATGATGCAGAGATGGAACGACTAAAGGAACAGCTCAGGGAAATTGGTCACAAAATACAGTTTATACAGAGTAAAGAACAGCTTCAAGCTAAG GAACTGCCGGTTGCTTTTGTCACATTCAAGTCACGTTGGGGCGCTGCTTTAGCTGCTCAATCTCAGCAGATGTCTGACCCTCTTATATGGGTAACTGAAATGGCTCCAGAACCAAGAGACGTACTTTGGAAAAATTTGGTGATTCCGTTCAGATACATGCCCCTGTACAAGTTTGGTGTGTATGTATCAGTAACAGTACTTACGATCTTCTTTGCTGTACCTGTTACGGCCGTTCAAGGAATTGCAAAATTCGAACGTCTTAAAAAATGGTTTCCTCCTGCCATGGCTGTGCAGTTGAT ACCTGGATTGAGCTCTTTTGTAACAGGCTATCTTCCAAGCGCCATTCTCAACGGTTTTGTCTATATTGTTCCATTTGCCATAATAGAAATGGCAAAAATTGCTGGTTATATCTCAAGGAGTCGGAAGGATATAAAAGCATGCAATATGGTTTTCTATTTTCTCGTTGGAAATGTTTTCTTCTTAAGTCTGTTATCTGGATCATTAATTGATCAGATTGGTGAATATTTCAGCAATCCTAAGGATTTCCCTGGTCGTCTTGCAACTGCTGCCACTGCTCAA GCAGATTTTTTCATGACGTACATCTTGACCAATGGGCTGTCAGGATTTTCTCTGGAGATTCTGCAGCCTGGATTGCTCGTATGGGAAGTAATGAGGTCGCACATATGGGACCGTGGGAAGAAGGCACGACCATATCTTAATTCACTACCTTATTACCGGACAATTCCTTTTGTTTCGCTTTGTATGTTGATCGGCATGGTGTATGCAGTTGTGTCACCGTTGCTCCTTCCGTTTCTGGTAGGCTATTTTTGTCTGGGCTACGTTGTGTTCATAAACCAG ATCCAAGATGTGTATATAACTACATATGAAACATGCGGCCAGTATTGGCCCTACATTCATCACTACATTCTGGTTGCAATCGTGATCATGCAGATCACGATGATCGGTCTATTCGGACTGAAATCAAAGCCCGCGGCTTCTTTTGCCACAATACCTCTCTTGGTCGTCACTCTGCTCTTCAACGAGTACTGCAAAGCCCGATTCCTCCCCACATTTTACCAGTTCTCGGTCAAG GATGCAAGGGACAGGGACGATTTCGATGAAAAAACAGACTTGATGGAACCCAACCTACAAAACGCCATTGAGGCATACAGCCCTCCCTGCCTGCGGCCACTGGATCTTGAAGATGGGGAGTCGAGTTCGTTGCAGCCATTAATAAATGCCTCGTAA
- the LOC131022386 gene encoding annexin D3: protein MSTIRIPEVVPSPAQDCETLHKSCEGWGTDEAALIRILGCRNAAQRKLIRDAYQQIYYTSLIDCLSEELSGDFRKAMILWTYDPPERDARLANEALKSRRKNLTQLQVIVEIACATSPHHLVAVRQAYASLFDTSLEEDIISNVSLPLQKILVSLVRSYRYDKEVVDSSIAKTEAAKLREAVQAKKLDDDELLRILSTRNTFQLRKTFQLYKDNYGTSIDKDVIARGKGIVESVMQVVIWCLDTPEKHFAEVVKASIEGLGTDEDSLTRAIVGRAEIDMIKVREAYFNANRSSLDSAVIGDTSGYYKDFLMTLLGSKI, encoded by the exons ATGTCGACGATCAGGATTCCGGAAGTGGTTCCATCTCCAGCTCAAGACTGTGAAACACTCCACAAATCTTGCGAAG GGTGGGGAACGGATGAAGCGGCGTTAATACGGATTCTGGGATGCAGAAATGCAGCGCAGAGAAAACTCATCCGAGACGCATATCAGCAGATTTACTATACTTCCCTCATCGATTGTCTCAGCGAAGAGCTGTCTGGTGATTTCAGG AAAGCAATGATTTTGTGGACATACGATCCCCCGGAGAGAGACGCGAGGCTTGCAAACGAAGCGTTGAAGTCGAGAAGGAAAAACTTAACACAGCTACAAGTTATTGTAGAGATAGCATGTGCTACATCGCCTCATCATCTGGTTGCTGTTAGACAAGCGTATGCTTCTCTCTTCGACACTTCGCTTGAAGAAGACATCATATCCAATGTCTCTCTTCCCCTTCAAAAG ATCTTGGTCAGTTTGGTGAGATCCTACAGATACGATAAAGAAGTGGTGGATTCTTCCATAGCCAAGACGGAGGCAGCTAAACTACGCGAGGCCGTTCAAGCGAAGAAACTAGACGATGACGAGCTCTTGAGGATACTTTCCACAAGGAACACATTTCAGCTCAGAAAGACTTTCCAGCTTTACAAGGATAACTATGGGACATCTATTGACAAG GATGTTATAGCTCGTGGAAAGGGCATTGTGGAGTCAGTCATGCAAGTGGTCATTTGGTGCTTAGACACCCCTGAGAAACACTTTGCTGAG GTTGTAAAAGCTTCAATCGAAGGACTTGGGACGGACGAGGATTCACTGACTAGAGCCATCGTGGGTCGAGCTGAGATCGATATGATAAAGGTGAGAGAGGCGTATTTCAACGCCAATAGATCTAGTCTAGACAGTGCTGTCATCGGAGACACGTCGGGGTACTACAAGGACTTCCTCATGACTTTGCTTGGATCAAAGATCTGA